The Rhodospirillales bacterium DNA window GCGCTTGCCGGAGACTTGGCAGGCGAAGAGGAGCGTCGCAACTTGCAGGTCGAGGCGGCGGCGCATATCCGGCTGCAACGGGAAATCGACCGGCTCTACGCCGAGGGCGCACTGCCCGAACCGGCGTCGTGCGATTTCATCCGTTGGCTGCACCGGGAGTTCTACCGCGAAGCTCCCGAAGCGATGCTGATCATCGAAGGGGCGGGACGGCGGTTTCGCATGGAGCCGGGCGCGTTGCGTTCGGACGCCCTGCATGATGTCGCGGTCGGCCGCCATGTGCCGCCGGGAAGCGATCGCGTTGCCGCCTTCATGGAACATTTTGAGTGGCGCTACCGGCTGGCAGCGCTTGGCAAGAGCGCGCGGATCATCACCATGGCGGCGGCGCATCACCGCTTGAACTACATCCACCCCTTCCCCGACGGCAACGGGCGCGTCAGCCGCCTGATGAGTCATGCGATGGCGCTTGAGGCCGGTATCGGCGCACACGGATTGTGGTCGGTCTCGCGCGGGCTCGCCAGAGGGCTGGAAAGCCGGGGCGAGTACAAACGAATGATGGATTACGCCGACACGCCCCGGCAGGGCGATCTCGACGGACGGGGCAACCTCTCCGAAAAGGCGCTCACCGAATACGTCGTGTGGTTTCTCAAGGTCTGCCTCGACCAGGTGGAATTCATGGGCGGGCTGTTCGATCTGGAGCGGCTCGGCGAGCGGCTGAAACTCTATGCCCG harbors:
- a CDS encoding Fic family protein translates to MIETPSRIEPCLLEQMGTELVDLIAELSAASERLGHRLHPRTAANLAELVRVMNCFYSNLIEGHNTTPREIERALAGDLAGEEERRNLQVEAAAHIRLQREIDRLYAEGALPEPASCDFIRWLHREFYREAPEAMLIIEGAGRRFRMEPGALRSDALHDVAVGRHVPPGSDRVAAFMEHFEWRYRLAALGKSARIITMAAAHHRLNYIHPFPDGNGRVSRLMSHAMALEAGIGAHGLWSVSRGLARGLESRGEYKRMMDYADTPRQGDLDGRGNLSEKALTEYVVWFLKVCLDQVEFMGGLFDLERLGERLKLYARQEGFKPEAYRLLDETLLRGELPRGEAERATRLKERTARDLLASLVEDGILGSDTPKGPVSLRFPMKAVEVLFPRLFPEA